In Electrophorus electricus isolate fEleEle1 chromosome 1, fEleEle1.pri, whole genome shotgun sequence, a single window of DNA contains:
- the si:ch211-198m17.1 gene encoding protein HEG, whose translation MGNCLEAKVFPGVLRVNRSFVDQMKNSHSQEFHQFAAELSGQLYQALHPLSDYIELKTLNLSSGSVVAVVNSIFEPTSRVLRQAVTTAISAAINSSSSGNILANATYYATSLCNQIPFPCDFSTTQCSDSGIGLTNCTCLPGFIANEYSPRSCIACPPGSRSNNDHTDCTPCPFGYSGFNCNDSSLVALVVVACVLGALLLILLLAILVYGIIRRRNSRRMSYDTCLYPLDEGRSLHSQSFTPFPRASAIPSQPNGAGASVERLDPGTRPVSVWKPPNNVLMRGKTGSYDVIPINLNTFTGESPSRYTYFPEGQENPSFVDVNEQRST comes from the exons ATGGGCAACTGTTTAGAAG CAAAAGTGTTCCCAGGTGTTCTGCGTGTGAACCGTTCGTTTGTGGACCAAATGAAGAACAGTCATTCTCAGGAATTCCACCAGTTTGCTGCTGAATTGTCTGGACAG cTGTATCAAGCTTTGCACCCTCTGTCAGACTACATAGAGCTCAAAACTCTGAATCTATC ATCTGGCAGTGTGGTGGCTGTAGTGAACAGCATTTTTGAGCCGACCTCCAGAGTTTTACGCCAGGCAGTCACCACTGCCATCAGCGCAGCcattaacagcagcagcagtggaaaCATTCTGGCCAATGCCACTTATTATG CTACGAGTCTGTGTAATCAGATTCCGTTTCCGTGTGACTTCAGCACAACACAATGTAGCGACAGTGGTATCGGCCTTACGAATTGCACCTGCTTGCCTGGATTTATAGCAAATGAATACTCTCCAAGGAGCTGTATag CATGTCCCCCTGGCTCCAGATCCAATAACGACCACACCGACTGCACGCC GTGTCCATTTGGTTATTCTGGCTTCAACTGTAATGACT CGTCTTTGGTGGCACTGGTGGTTGTAGCTTGCGTTTTAGGGGCGCTTCTGCTTATCCTACTACTTGCCATCCTTGTCTACGGTATTATACGCAG GAGAAACTCTAGGCGCATGAGCTACGACACCTGTCTTTACCCTCTGGACGAAGGACGCTCCTTGCACTCGCAGAGCTTTACGCCATTCCCCCGTGCCTCTGCCATACCCTCACAGCCTAATGGCGCAGGTGCCAGTGTGGAGCGGCTGGACCCGGGCACCAGGCCTGTAAGTGTCTGGAAACCCCCCAACAACGTACTG ATGAGAGGAAAG ACGGGCTCCTATGATGTCATCCCCATCAACCTGAACACATTTACGGGTGAAAGCCCTTCACGCTACACATACTTCCCTGAGGGCCAAGAAAACCCTTCCTTCGTAGATGTAAATGAGCAAAGATCAAcatga